A region of Mesorhizobium sp. AR02 DNA encodes the following proteins:
- a CDS encoding ArnT family glycosyltransferase yields the protein MALNRNYILLFLFSLVMTLSGLASLPPIDRDESRFVQATKQMAESGDYVDIRFQDASRYQKPVGIYWLQSAAVTLSGKGAEAPIWVYRTISALGIAIAVLAIAWTGTNLFGANAGIAAGLVMAAIFATAFEGRDAKTDAMLLACCVAAQGALAQIYLASRRNEPVAGHLWWIFWIAQGAAILIKGPIAPLLSALTIAVLFAFERDGRWLSKLRIGRGLLLVVVIALPWLAAITWKSHGAFLQQAVGKDMLGKVASGEESHGLPPGFYMLTYSLFMWPFGLIAVGAGLQALNRLRDDVRLRFCLAWYIPFWLVFELIPTKLPHYVLPAYPGMALLIGWLLTLPPEDANAPLKRWQQWLWWSTAFGLVVVSLGLAAVCIGAPIYLTHTFSWWSIPAAAAALGTGYFAFSRQLQVPLPRIGATAACAGITYALLFGVIAPSLKPIWLSPAIKQAVLANKPCDTTVLASARYQEPSLVFLVGTKTVLTDVGGVAQHLLADPACALGLTPIEDEQKLNGMLSVQGKSVNRVAEIDGLNYSSGDKLSLGLYRVAP from the coding sequence ATGGCATTGAACCGGAACTACATTCTTCTCTTCCTGTTCAGCCTGGTGATGACGCTTTCGGGGCTGGCATCCCTGCCGCCGATCGACCGCGACGAGTCGCGCTTCGTCCAGGCGACCAAGCAGATGGCGGAAAGCGGCGACTATGTCGACATCCGCTTCCAGGACGCCTCGCGCTACCAGAAGCCGGTCGGTATCTACTGGCTGCAATCTGCCGCCGTGACGCTGAGCGGCAAGGGCGCCGAAGCGCCGATCTGGGTCTATCGTACAATCTCGGCACTCGGCATTGCCATTGCGGTGCTGGCGATCGCCTGGACGGGGACCAATCTTTTCGGCGCCAATGCCGGCATCGCCGCAGGCCTTGTGATGGCGGCGATCTTCGCCACGGCCTTCGAGGGCCGTGACGCCAAGACCGACGCGATGCTGCTGGCCTGCTGCGTGGCGGCGCAAGGTGCGCTGGCGCAGATTTATCTGGCATCGCGCCGTAATGAACCGGTCGCCGGCCATCTCTGGTGGATTTTCTGGATCGCGCAAGGCGCGGCGATCCTTATCAAGGGACCGATTGCGCCGCTTTTGTCGGCGCTGACCATCGCGGTGCTGTTCGCCTTCGAACGCGATGGGCGCTGGCTGTCGAAACTCAGGATTGGACGCGGCCTGTTGCTGGTCGTGGTGATAGCGCTGCCCTGGCTTGCCGCGATCACCTGGAAGAGCCACGGTGCTTTCCTGCAGCAGGCTGTCGGCAAGGACATGCTCGGCAAGGTTGCTTCGGGCGAGGAATCGCACGGCCTGCCGCCCGGCTTCTACATGCTGACCTATTCGCTGTTCATGTGGCCGTTTGGGCTGATCGCGGTCGGTGCTGGCCTCCAGGCCCTCAACCGTCTGCGCGACGATGTCAGGCTGCGCTTCTGCCTCGCCTGGTACATCCCCTTTTGGCTCGTATTCGAACTCATTCCGACGAAGCTGCCGCACTATGTCCTGCCGGCCTATCCCGGCATGGCGCTGCTGATCGGCTGGCTGCTGACATTGCCGCCGGAGGATGCCAATGCACCGCTCAAGCGCTGGCAGCAATGGTTGTGGTGGTCGACCGCATTCGGCCTGGTGGTGGTCAGCCTCGGCCTTGCCGCGGTCTGCATCGGGGCACCGATCTACCTCACCCACACCTTCTCCTGGTGGAGCATTCCGGCCGCCGCCGCCGCACTCGGCACGGGCTATTTCGCTTTTTCGCGGCAGTTGCAGGTGCCGCTGCCCCGCATCGGAGCCACCGCCGCCTGTGCCGGCATCACCTATGCCTTGCTGTTCGGCGTCATCGCGCCGTCGCTGAAGCCGATCTGGCTGAGCCCGGCGATCAAGCAGGCGGTGCTTGCCAACAAACCTTGCGACACGACGGTGCTGGCCTCGGCACGGTACCAGGAACCGAGCCTGGTGTTCCTGGTGGGCACCAAGACGGTGCTGACCGATGTCGGCGGCGTGGCGCAACATCTGCTTGCCGATCCTGCCTGCGCGTTGGGGCTGACGCCGATCGAGGACGAGCAGAAACTGAATGGCATGCTGTCGGTGCAAGGCAAATCGGTCAACCGTGTCGCCGAGATCGACGGCCTCAACTATTCGTCGGGAGACAAATTGTCGCTTGGCCTCTATCGTGTCGCCCCATGA
- a CDS encoding lipid-A-disaccharide synthase N-terminal domain-containing protein: MFNVLQELGTWLHQVFIKQFDAWILLGFVAQFFFTMRFVVQWLASEKAKRSVVPVAFWFFSLFGGGLLLIYAIQRQDPVFIAGQAMGMFIYIRNLWLIANERKAAMTKVD, encoded by the coding sequence GTGTTTAACGTGCTTCAGGAACTGGGAACCTGGCTTCACCAGGTTTTCATCAAGCAATTCGATGCGTGGATCCTGCTCGGCTTCGTTGCGCAGTTCTTCTTTACCATGCGCTTTGTCGTGCAGTGGCTTGCCTCGGAAAAGGCCAAGCGCAGCGTCGTGCCGGTCGCCTTCTGGTTCTTCTCGCTGTTCGGCGGTGGCCTGCTGCTGATCTATGCCATCCAGCGCCAGGATCCGGTGTTCATCGCCGGCCAGGCGATGGGCATGTTCATCTACATCAGAAATCTCTGGCTGATCGCCAATGAGCGCAAGGCGGCGATGACCAAGGTCGATTGA
- a CDS encoding glycosyltransferase family 2 protein gives MPDALISIVIPCRNEAANLPLLIDEIEAAMTGRDFELIIVNDGSTDETAAVLAEQVALRPFPVRELRHRKSAGQSLSVRSGAWAARGGIVATIDGDGQNDPQYIPVLVDALRQAGPDFGAAQGQRLKRRDSKVKQLASRFANWLRNAILHDETRDTGCGLKAVHTDVLRKLPFFDGTHRFVPALVIQEGYRVVHCDVVDRSRRHGKSNYGIFDRGLQGALDLGGVWWLRRRRRRMPKVEEIKRV, from the coding sequence ATGCCGGACGCATTGATATCCATCGTCATTCCTTGCAGGAACGAGGCGGCAAACCTGCCGCTCTTGATCGATGAGATCGAGGCGGCGATGACCGGGCGCGACTTCGAACTCATCATCGTCAATGACGGCTCGACCGACGAGACGGCGGCCGTGCTGGCCGAGCAGGTGGCGCTTCGCCCGTTTCCGGTACGGGAATTGCGGCACCGGAAATCCGCCGGCCAGAGCCTTTCAGTGCGTTCGGGTGCCTGGGCGGCGCGTGGCGGCATCGTCGCCACGATCGACGGCGACGGCCAGAACGATCCGCAATACATTCCGGTGCTGGTCGACGCCTTGCGGCAGGCCGGCCCCGATTTCGGCGCCGCCCAGGGGCAGCGCCTCAAGCGCCGCGACAGCAAGGTCAAGCAGCTGGCGTCGCGCTTTGCCAACTGGCTGAGAAACGCCATCCTGCATGACGAGACGCGCGACACCGGCTGTGGCCTGAAGGCTGTGCACACCGATGTCCTGCGCAAATTGCCGTTCTTCGACGGCACCCACCGCTTCGTCCCGGCCCTGGTCATCCAGGAGGGCTATCGCGTCGTGCATTGCGATGTCGTTGATCGCTCGCGCCGCCATGGCAAGTCGAACTACGGCATTTTCGATCGCGGCCTGCAGGGCGCGCTCGATCTCGGCGGTGTCTGGTGGCTGCGCCGCAGGCGCCGCAGAATGCCAAAAGTAGAGGAAATCAAGCGTGTTTAA
- the tyrS gene encoding tyrosine--tRNA ligase — protein sequence MPAFKSDFLRTMSERGFIHQISDETGLDQLFAKETVTAYVGYDATATSLHIGNLISATMLYWLQETGHRPIALMGGGTSMIGDPSFRDDQRSLLTPEAIATNIEGIKRIFGRILRFGDGPNDAIMVNNADWLMKLNYVEFLRDVGRHFSVNRMLTFDSVKLRLDREQSLSFLEFNYMILQGYDFVELARRQNCRLQMGGSDQWGNIINGVDLGHRMGTPQLYALTTPLLTTSSGAKMGKSAKGAVWLNGDLFSPYDFWQYWRNTEDADVERFLKIFTRLPLDEIARLAALGGSEINEAKKILATETTAIVHGREAANQAEETARKTFEEGALADTLPTVGADKAALEAGVGILSLLVTAGLASSNGEARRHIQGGAVRINDQSVSDDRRMVTLQDLGPEGVVKLSLGKKKHVLVRPS from the coding sequence ATGCCTGCCTTCAAATCCGATTTCCTGCGCACGATGAGCGAGCGCGGCTTCATCCACCAGATTTCGGATGAGACCGGCCTCGACCAGCTTTTCGCCAAGGAGACGGTCACAGCCTATGTCGGCTATGACGCCACCGCCACCAGCCTGCATATCGGCAATTTGATCTCGGCGACCATGCTGTACTGGCTGCAGGAGACCGGACACCGGCCGATCGCCCTGATGGGCGGCGGCACGTCGATGATCGGCGACCCGTCCTTCCGCGACGACCAGCGCAGCCTTTTGACGCCGGAAGCGATCGCGACCAACATTGAGGGCATCAAGCGCATCTTCGGCCGCATCCTGCGGTTCGGCGACGGCCCGAACGACGCCATCATGGTCAACAATGCCGACTGGCTGATGAAGCTCAACTATGTCGAGTTCCTGCGTGATGTCGGCCGGCATTTTTCGGTCAATCGCATGCTGACCTTCGACAGCGTCAAGTTGCGGCTCGACCGCGAGCAGTCGCTGTCGTTCCTCGAATTCAACTACATGATCCTGCAGGGCTACGATTTCGTCGAACTCGCCCGGCGCCAGAACTGCCGTTTGCAGATGGGCGGGTCGGATCAGTGGGGCAACATCATCAATGGCGTCGATCTCGGCCATCGCATGGGCACGCCGCAGCTTTACGCCCTGACCACGCCGCTGCTCACGACATCGTCCGGCGCCAAGATGGGTAAGTCGGCGAAGGGTGCGGTGTGGCTGAACGGCGATCTCTTCTCGCCCTATGATTTCTGGCAATACTGGCGCAACACCGAGGATGCCGATGTCGAGCGCTTCCTGAAGATATTCACCCGCCTGCCCCTCGATGAGATCGCGCGGCTGGCCGCACTCGGCGGCTCCGAGATCAACGAGGCCAAGAAGATCCTGGCCACGGAAACGACGGCGATCGTCCATGGCCGCGAGGCCGCGAACCAGGCCGAGGAAACCGCGCGAAAAACCTTCGAGGAAGGGGCGCTCGCCGACACATTGCCGACCGTTGGGGCCGACAAGGCAGCACTCGAAGCCGGCGTCGGCATCCTGTCGCTGCTGGTCACCGCCGGGCTGGCATCGTCCAATGGCGAGGCGCGGCGGCACATCCAGGGCGGTGCGGTCCGCATCAACGACCAGTCGGTCAGCGACGACCGCCGCATGGTCACGCTTCAGGACCTCGGTCCGGAAGGTGTCGTGAAGCTCTCGCTCGGCAAGAAGAAACACGTGCTGGTCCGGCCGAGCTGA
- a CDS encoding GDCCVxC domain-containing (seleno)protein codes for MTQLTSTLTCPHCGFRACETMPRDACQFFYECKGCGTLLRPKAGDCCVFCSFGDVPCPPVQEVQGRLASRGDGDCRG; via the coding sequence ATGACGCAGCTCACATCCACCCTTACCTGTCCGCATTGCGGATTTCGGGCTTGTGAAACTATGCCGCGCGACGCCTGCCAGTTCTTCTACGAGTGCAAGGGGTGCGGGACGCTGCTTCGGCCAAAGGCGGGGGATTGTTGCGTTTTCTGCTCCTTTGGAGATGTGCCGTGCCCACCGGTCCAGGAGGTGCAGGGACGGCTCGCATCCCGTGGCGACGGAGATTGTCGCGGCTGA
- a CDS encoding DsbA family protein, producing MITRQAHRCGWLARTLLLAALAGWFLLNAGFPGAQRPAFAAGEMSQDQFDQRIHDYILAHPEVLVQALQSLDDRQREAEAAQAKQVLKARADDIFRDKQSPIGGNADGNVTLVEFFDYNCPYCRQMAPIMDQAAADDPQLKIVYKEFPILGPDSMFAAKAALASERQGKYGAFHKALFGSKTRVTESVVLKIAAEAGLDVARMKTDMQQPDIQALIDRNTELAQALRITGTPGFVVGDQIFPGATDLETMKKLIRQARAGK from the coding sequence ATGATTACCAGACAAGCGCATCGGTGTGGCTGGCTAGCCCGCACCCTCCTGCTTGCCGCACTAGCGGGATGGTTCCTGCTCAATGCCGGCTTCCCAGGGGCACAGCGGCCCGCGTTCGCCGCCGGCGAAATGTCTCAGGACCAGTTCGACCAGCGGATCCATGATTATATCCTGGCACACCCTGAGGTCCTGGTGCAGGCCCTGCAAAGCTTGGACGACCGCCAGCGTGAAGCAGAGGCAGCCCAGGCGAAGCAGGTGCTCAAGGCGCGCGCGGACGACATCTTCCGCGACAAGCAGAGCCCTATCGGCGGCAACGCTGACGGCAATGTTACCCTCGTCGAATTCTTCGACTACAATTGCCCCTATTGCCGGCAGATGGCACCGATCATGGACCAGGCCGCGGCCGACGATCCGCAGCTCAAGATCGTCTACAAGGAATTCCCCATCCTGGGTCCGGATTCGATGTTCGCGGCCAAAGCGGCGCTCGCGTCGGAACGGCAAGGCAAATATGGGGCGTTCCACAAGGCGCTCTTTGGATCCAAGACAAGGGTGACAGAATCGGTCGTGCTCAAAATCGCCGCCGAGGCCGGACTCGACGTCGCCCGCATGAAGACCGACATGCAGCAGCCCGACATCCAGGCATTAATCGATCGCAACACGGAGCTGGCACAGGCGCTGAGGATCACGGGAACGCCGGGCTTCGTCGTTGGCGATCAGATTTTTCCGGGTGCAACCGATCTTGAGACGATGAAGAAATTGATCAGGCAAGCAAGGGCCGGCAAATGA
- a CDS encoding copper chaperone PCu(A)C: MKTIYAALMLALGLLVAGSAVAGSNQVVVEKAWARATPKMAVTGGGYLTVTNHGPGEDRLLEVTSPVAEKIQFHTMTIDNGVAKMTRLLTIELQPGVPVVFKPGGIHMMLLGLKHQLKEGETVPLTLTFEKADAVEVDAQVLGIGATAQPGSAGQ, encoded by the coding sequence GTGAAAACCATTTACGCAGCGCTCATGCTGGCCCTGGGCCTGCTAGTCGCAGGCAGCGCGGTCGCAGGATCGAACCAGGTCGTGGTCGAAAAGGCATGGGCACGGGCGACGCCCAAGATGGCGGTGACCGGTGGCGGCTATCTGACGGTAACAAATCACGGCCCCGGTGAAGATCGCCTGCTGGAGGTGACGAGTCCGGTTGCTGAAAAAATCCAGTTTCACACCATGACGATCGACAACGGTGTGGCGAAGATGACCCGGCTCTTGACCATCGAGCTCCAGCCCGGTGTCCCGGTGGTCTTCAAGCCTGGCGGCATCCACATGATGCTGCTTGGGCTGAAGCACCAGCTCAAGGAGGGTGAGACCGTACCGCTCACCCTGACGTTCGAGAAAGCCGACGCAGTCGAAGTGGATGCCCAGGTGTTGGGGATCGGTGCGACGGCGCAACCTGGGAGTGCCGGACAATGA
- a CDS encoding SCO family protein has protein sequence MTRRIKWIFALFAVLAAFDVAALATLMIVRPPPGAAISWKGGSTGTPDIGGPFTLTATDGRMVTDQTYRGKWLAVFFGYTSCPDACPTALSNMGVALEKLGKDAGKIQPLFITVNPDRDTSQVMSGFLESFDHRIIGLSGTRAQIDATAKAYRAFYQLHKEQGATYTVDHSAYFYLMDPDGKFADVVEGTTPGEQMADKIAKLIADRPT, from the coding sequence ATGACCCGCCGCATCAAATGGATCTTCGCGCTTTTCGCTGTTCTCGCCGCCTTCGACGTCGCCGCGCTGGCCACGCTGATGATCGTCCGGCCGCCTCCGGGGGCCGCGATATCTTGGAAGGGCGGGTCGACCGGTACTCCGGATATAGGCGGTCCTTTCACCCTGACGGCGACGGACGGCAGGATGGTGACCGACCAGACCTATCGCGGAAAATGGCTCGCCGTCTTTTTCGGCTACACATCGTGCCCCGACGCTTGCCCGACCGCGCTCAGCAACATGGGTGTGGCACTTGAGAAGCTTGGGAAAGATGCCGGGAAAATCCAGCCGCTGTTCATCACCGTGAATCCCGACCGCGACACCAGCCAGGTGATGTCGGGCTTCCTCGAGTCCTTCGACCACCGCATCATCGGGCTCTCGGGCACGCGGGCGCAAATCGATGCCACGGCCAAAGCCTATCGCGCGTTTTATCAACTGCACAAAGAGCAAGGCGCCACCTACACCGTCGACCACAGCGCATATTTCTATCTCATGGACCCGGACGGCAAATTCGCCGACGTGGTCGAGGGCACCACGCCCGGCGAACAGATGGCCGACAAGATCGCCAAGCTGATCGCCGATCGTCCAACGTAG